A window of the Microcaecilia unicolor chromosome 5, aMicUni1.1, whole genome shotgun sequence genome harbors these coding sequences:
- the THAP11 gene encoding THAP domain-containing protein 11: MPGFTCCVPGCYSNSHRDKALHFYTFPKDAELRRLWLKNVSRAGVSGCFSTFHPTTGHRVCSLHFPGGRKTYSVRVPTIFPLRGVNEKKTRRSVGTGRKPRLHPGGGCTAAVLVTTIQGGEDVGEQLEVTAGEAEAMAASGGGEDTKPMDLTVQVEGAGVPEGPGSSAAHQHLRVVLVRDDPGAASYGYPAFFDSASDHSYSLSSGTTSEELLRKLNEQRDIIALMEVKMKEMKASIRHLRVTEVKLREEIREKDRQLSVAVIRKKHGM, encoded by the coding sequence ATGCCGGGTTTCACCTGCTGCGTGCCCGGCTGTTACAGCAACTCGCACCGAGACAAGGCGCTGCACTTCTATACCTTCCCAAAGGACGCGGAGCTGCGGCGGCTGTGGCTGAAGAATGTGTCTCGGGCCGGTGTCAGTGGCTGTTTCAGCACTTTCCATCCCACCACGGGCCACCGCGTCTGTAGCTTGCATTTTCCGGGTGGCCGTAAGACCTACAGCGTGCGGGTACCTACCATTTTCCCGCTGCGCGGAGTAAACGAGAAAAAAACCCGGCGGAGTGTCGGGACTGGAAGGAAGCCGcgactgcacccggggggtggctGCACGGCAGCCGTACTCGTCACTACCATACAGGGCGGCGAGGATGTCGGGGAGCAGCTGGAGGTCACGGCTGGCGAGGCCGAGGCGATGGCGGCCAGTGGAGGGGGTGAGGACACGAAGCCCATGGACCTGACAGTGCAGGTAGAAGGAGCTGGGGTGCCCGAGGGGCCCGGATCTTCCGCCGCCCACCAGCACCTGCGGGTGGTGCTGGTACGGGATGATCCTGGAGCTGCGAGTTATGGATACCCGGCTTTTTTTGACTCCGCTTCCGACCACTCCTACTCGCTCTCATCGGGTACCACCTCTGAGGAACTACTGCGCAAGCTGAACGAGCAACGCGACATCATAGCCCTGATGGAAGTTAAGATGAAAGAGATGAAAGCCAGCATTCGGCATCTGCGCGTCACCGAGGTCAAGTTGCGGGAGGAGATCCGCGAGAAGGACCGGCAACTCTCTGTAGCCGTCATCCGCAAGAAGCATGGCATGTGA